The following coding sequences lie in one Streptomyces sp. NBC_00510 genomic window:
- a CDS encoding CehA/McbA family metallohydrolase → MASGIAGAAGALTLAPVTFAEAAEAGAPEGGEVTKVITGHLGTGVADFVYLPVEVPRGVHQISVSYTYDKPSVPAGTPGNSCDIGVFDERGTALGGRGFRGWSGGARTSFVVNSDSTTPGYLPGPVNQGTWHIVLGPYQVAPQGMEYSVSVTLRYGAPGAPFVPSYPAERAKGRGRAWYRGDAHLHTVHSDGKRLPSEVAAGARQAGLDFIVSTDHNTSSAHGVWGEYAGPDLLIVTGEEVTTRNGHWLALGLEPGTWIDWRYRARDDAFSRFARQVHRQGGLVVPAHPYCPYVGCQWKFGYEDADAVEVWNGPWTYDDESAVDTWDAMLGTAMRTGNDWLPAVGNSDAHSVPQVIGLPQTVVYAEDLNRRAVLTGIREGRTYVAESSSVTLAFTATGGGRQAGIAQTLRLRADAPVDVRLEVSGVPNGTVRFITDEGQMHQESLDASGSGTVVWRTTASLAAYVRAEVRHPKADGTPGKGNTMAPDLQWGAMAALTNPIILRLKD, encoded by the coding sequence ATGGCGAGCGGGATCGCCGGCGCGGCGGGCGCCCTGACGCTCGCGCCCGTCACCTTCGCCGAGGCGGCCGAGGCCGGTGCGCCCGAGGGCGGCGAGGTCACCAAGGTGATCACCGGTCACCTCGGCACCGGAGTGGCCGACTTCGTGTACCTGCCGGTCGAGGTCCCGCGCGGCGTCCACCAGATCTCGGTCTCGTACACCTACGACAAGCCGTCGGTGCCGGCCGGCACGCCGGGCAACTCCTGCGACATCGGCGTCTTCGACGAGCGCGGCACCGCGCTGGGCGGCCGGGGCTTCCGCGGCTGGTCGGGCGGGGCGCGCACGTCGTTCGTCGTCAACAGCGACAGCACCACGCCCGGTTACCTGCCGGGGCCGGTGAACCAGGGCACGTGGCACATCGTGCTGGGCCCCTACCAGGTCGCCCCGCAGGGCATGGAGTACTCGGTGAGCGTGACCCTGCGGTACGGCGCCCCGGGGGCGCCCTTCGTGCCGTCCTATCCCGCCGAGCGTGCCAAGGGCCGCGGCCGGGCCTGGTACCGGGGCGACGCGCACCTGCACACCGTGCACTCCGACGGGAAGCGGCTGCCGTCGGAGGTGGCGGCCGGGGCACGGCAGGCGGGCCTGGACTTCATCGTCTCCACCGACCACAACACCTCCTCGGCGCACGGCGTGTGGGGCGAGTACGCGGGACCCGACCTGCTGATCGTCACCGGCGAGGAGGTCACCACGCGCAACGGCCACTGGCTGGCGCTGGGCCTGGAGCCGGGCACGTGGATCGACTGGCGCTACCGGGCCCGCGACGACGCGTTCTCCCGCTTCGCCCGCCAGGTCCACCGCCAGGGCGGACTCGTCGTCCCGGCCCACCCGTACTGCCCGTACGTGGGCTGCCAGTGGAAGTTCGGCTACGAGGACGCCGACGCGGTCGAAGTGTGGAACGGCCCCTGGACCTACGACGACGAGTCGGCGGTCGACACCTGGGACGCCATGCTCGGCACCGCGATGCGAACCGGGAACGACTGGCTGCCGGCCGTCGGCAACAGCGATGCCCACAGCGTCCCGCAGGTCATCGGCCTGCCGCAGACGGTGGTGTACGCCGAGGACCTCAACCGCAGGGCCGTGCTGACCGGCATCCGCGAGGGCCGGACGTACGTCGCCGAGTCCTCCTCGGTGACCCTCGCCTTCACCGCCACCGGCGGCGGCCGGCAGGCCGGCATCGCGCAGACGCTGCGGCTCCGCGCGGACGCGCCGGTCGACGTGCGCCTGGAGGTCTCCGGCGTCCCGAACGGCACCGTACGGTTCATCACCGACGAGGGCCAGATGCACCAGGAGTCGCTGGACGCGAGCGGGTCGGGCACGGTCGTCTGGCGCACCACCGCCTCGCTCGCAGCGTACGTGCGGGCCGAGGTGCGTCACCCCAAGGCCGACGGCACGCCCGGCAAGGGCAACACGATGGCCCCCGACCTGCAGTGGGGTGCCATGGCCGCGCTGACCAACCCCATCATCCTGCGCCTGAAGGACTGA
- a CDS encoding AAA family ATPase, translating to MTTALPHGVAGIHALPADHHDGPWDSVITDPRVKERLLATAVLVLRHGRRLAGSPVAPHGLVVLAGPPGTGKTTLAQGVAQAAARTLAPHGATTLVEVDPHAFPSELLGESQRAVSRLFHDTLPELAARRPHTLVLVDEVEALAVRRHAASFDTNPVDVHRATDAVLSGLDALRARRPGTLLVVTTNFAEAVDDAFLSRADLVVRTALPDASVVPLIVADSLRALAAQWPELRPLAEDPAVHARVGKLLTGLDGRRIRKTVHGALALRLETARDPASLRVEDLLAAAEEAAAGAEAGPARRP from the coding sequence GTGACCACCGCACTGCCGCACGGCGTGGCCGGGATCCACGCCCTGCCCGCCGACCACCACGACGGGCCGTGGGACTCCGTGATCACCGACCCACGGGTCAAGGAGCGGCTGCTCGCGACCGCCGTCCTCGTGCTCCGGCACGGGCGGCGGCTCGCGGGCTCCCCCGTGGCCCCGCACGGGCTCGTGGTGCTCGCCGGGCCTCCGGGCACGGGCAAGACGACGCTCGCGCAGGGCGTCGCCCAGGCCGCGGCCCGGACGCTCGCGCCGCACGGCGCGACCACCCTGGTGGAGGTCGATCCGCACGCCTTCCCCAGCGAACTGCTCGGCGAGAGCCAGCGGGCGGTGTCCCGGCTCTTCCACGACACCCTGCCCGAGCTGGCGGCCCGCCGGCCGCACACCTTGGTGCTCGTCGACGAGGTCGAGGCCCTCGCGGTGCGCCGGCACGCCGCGTCCTTCGACACCAATCCGGTGGACGTGCACCGCGCCACCGACGCCGTCCTCAGCGGCCTGGACGCGCTGCGGGCCCGGCGTCCCGGGACGCTGCTGGTGGTGACGACCAACTTCGCCGAGGCGGTGGACGACGCCTTTCTGTCGCGGGCCGACCTGGTCGTGCGCACCGCGCTGCCGGACGCGTCGGTGGTGCCGCTCATCGTGGCCGATTCGCTGCGCGCACTGGCCGCGCAGTGGCCCGAGTTGCGGCCGCTGGCCGAGGATCCGGCGGTGCACGCGCGGGTGGGCAAGCTGCTGACGGGCCTGGACGGGCGGCGGATCCGCAAGACCGTGCACGGCGCGCTCGCGCTGCGCCTGGAGACGGCGCGTGACCCCGCCTCGCTGCGCGTCGAGGACCTGCTCGCCGCCGCGGAGGAGGCGGCGGCCGGGGCGGAGGCGGGGCCGGCGCGGCGCCCCTGA
- a CDS encoding cupin domain-containing protein: MSTRTTTGVTHYHVQKRRRAEFIERWRDNHRTVVALDDVTMHPTARGSRVGVYTGADGDRPTRTMDALAHEFEPGTTTTVHRHSWDAMVFVVAGHGWTEIDGERVDWGPGDSLHLPAWSWHRSGNDGGTTARYLTFSSEPLLETMGMAVIEDAGHTPVAELPPRPPYSPGHDGADPYAARLRRLARDQEARRSGRLHTAWDELELRNTPRGTRTTFLLDRAIGYQASGITMAMFEIGPGRAQSMHRHPGEAWLYVVEGSGESYLGTEPEGGERHPWKKGDIIVVDHFLWHQHVNTDPERTAKVVRIHMFDSLLETMRALCDPLVLFEEPPDHIRDAQAGDPSTVEWPALERPTWP; this comes from the coding sequence TTGAGTACCCGTACCACCACCGGGGTCACCCATTACCACGTCCAGAAACGCCGCCGGGCCGAGTTCATCGAGCGATGGCGGGACAACCACCGCACCGTCGTCGCCCTGGATGACGTCACGATGCACCCCACCGCACGGGGCAGCCGGGTCGGCGTCTACACCGGCGCCGACGGCGACCGACCCACCCGCACCATGGACGCCCTCGCCCACGAGTTCGAGCCGGGGACGACGACCACCGTGCACCGGCACTCCTGGGACGCCATGGTGTTCGTCGTCGCCGGGCACGGCTGGACCGAGATCGACGGCGAGCGCGTCGACTGGGGCCCCGGCGACTCCCTCCACCTGCCCGCCTGGTCCTGGCACCGCAGCGGCAACGACGGCGGCACGACGGCGCGTTACCTGACCTTCTCCAGCGAACCGCTGCTGGAGACCATGGGCATGGCCGTCATCGAGGACGCGGGGCACACCCCCGTCGCCGAACTGCCGCCGCGCCCGCCGTACTCCCCCGGCCACGACGGCGCCGACCCGTACGCCGCCCGCCTGCGCCGGCTCGCCCGCGACCAGGAGGCCCGCCGCTCCGGGCGGCTGCACACCGCCTGGGACGAGCTGGAGCTGCGCAACACCCCGCGCGGCACCCGCACCACCTTCCTCCTGGACCGGGCCATCGGCTACCAGGCGTCCGGCATCACGATGGCGATGTTCGAGATCGGCCCGGGCCGCGCCCAGTCGATGCACCGCCACCCGGGCGAGGCGTGGCTGTACGTCGTGGAGGGCAGCGGCGAGAGCTACCTGGGCACCGAACCCGAGGGCGGGGAGCGGCACCCGTGGAAGAAGGGCGACATCATCGTCGTCGACCACTTCCTGTGGCACCAGCACGTCAACACCGATCCGGAGCGGACGGCGAAGGTCGTACGGATCCACATGTTCGACAGCCTGCTGGAGACGATGCGGGCGCTGTGCGATCCGCTGGTCCTCTTCGAGGAGCCGCCGGACCACATCCGCGACGCGCAGGCCGGCGACCCCTCGACCGTCGAGTGGCCGGCGCTCGAACGCCCCACCTGGCCGTGA